A portion of the Bombus pascuorum chromosome 8, iyBomPasc1.1, whole genome shotgun sequence genome contains these proteins:
- the LOC132909479 gene encoding cell division protein ZipA-like, with protein sequence MRSESCQRILILAVVVPIYATGDVFGDLLGQEFQYATIDHVRDRRQAGHLRTVNQAPAQIQQLLHAQQFRPPVVPVPAQPIPKLGPAQPSQPQQLSQAQVSQYRPQVQFASGVQQPDYRSIPLGGRQKPILPQQPQYRPLPQQNFNAAPQYSSKLPPHIQQLLQFQNNLSNSIPRRA encoded by the exons ATGCGAAGTGAGTCATGTCAAAGA ATTTTAATATTGGCCGTGGTGGTGCCCATTTATGCTACTGGTGATGTGTTTGGTGACCTTTTGGGACAAGAATTTCAATATGCTACCATTG aCCACGTTCGCGACAGAAGGCAAGCTGGTCACTTACGTACAGTGAACCAAGCACCAGCTCAGATCCAGCAACTTTTACACGCACAGCAATTTCGTCCACCCGTAGTGCCAGTTCCGGCGCAACCAATTCCAAAACTGGGACCAGCTCAGCCTAGCCAACCTCAGCAACTATCGCAAGCGCAGGTCTCGCAATACCGGCCGCAAGTGCAATTTGCTTCTGGCGTTCAGCAACCGGACTATAGATCAATTCCATTGGGCGGCAGGCAGAAACCAATTCTTCCGCAGCAACCGCAGTATCGTCCTCTTCCTCAGCAAAATTTTAACGCCGCGCCACAGTACTCGTCTAAATTACCACCACATATTCAACAATTGTTGCAATTCCAAAACAATCTGAGTAACTCAATCCCTCGAAGAGCGTAA
- the LOC132909481 gene encoding ataxin-2 homolog: protein MIIISSTLSQIDELEDTLVNYAFVSVVSGKTKVVAQQSTVLLLLTVPACLAQFSIQGPSDGNRVAQGLRIEEGKGIQYTDQNESNEGGFSITGATDGNAQIQGASDGHSNFRIHGASRGPAESYNVQGPSAGSYNIQGSTDGHSHSIIQGSYDGNSGSAKSLQYNDPSGLRVNWRSFDRQLQPRAQQTAQYSEAAIASAPRAPHRQRAHAPRQPQPPPQPEPFAVQQSRPLDNAPTQIKQLLQLQAQLPYVNIIPEPYRYENLLASQGNQRPEYQPEYQPEYQPRYQPEAQEEPAPPPRRPAYRGKPRGPPRQRRQAPQQQHRRLPQPPAEPQIKYNPNLPPQLQQLLKYQAETPYVNLIPEQYRFNPEPAAQMQVEQVRNYYQDLLRQQPTSPTVHTVPPVVAPAPQRIRGPPQDPQSGSAYSRPRRQAPHQRQLRPQQLPAEPVPQYSTNVPGQIQSLLKYQAQIPYNIIANHIDYRLDKPYVPQPIKPTGAPEVQYQPPNQYQSHSQYQGQSQYQEQNQYQSQNQYQDQNHYQSQIQSPDAYQGQSSGYSQGYESQSQYTQAQFGAQEPEHGVRPVTERQY, encoded by the exons ATgattataatttcatcgaCCCTTTCTCAGATCGACGAACTCGAAGACACACTGGTGAATTATGCATTTGTGTCTGTGGTCAGTGGAAAAACGAAAGTTGTAGCGCAGCAGAGTACG GTTCTTTTGTTACTAACAGTTCCAGCGTGCTTGGCACAATTCTCGATACAAGGACCCAGTGACGGGAATCGAGTCGCCCAGGGTTTACGAATAGAGGAAGGGAAAGGAATCCAATACACAGATCAAAATG aatCAAACGAAGGTGGCTTTAGTATTACGGGCGCAACAGACGGTAACGCTCAAATACAAGGTGCTAGCGATGGTCATTCCAATTTTCGAATTCATGGTGCCAGTCGCGGCCCAGCGGAAAGCTACAATGTACAAGGACCTAGTGCAGGGTCATACAACATCCAAGGATCAACGGATGGACATAGTCATTCAATTATTCAAGGCTCCTACGATGGTAATTCAGGGTCTGCGAAATCTCTTCAATATAATGATCCCAGTG GACTAAGAGTGAACTGGAGATCATTTGATCGGCAACTACAGCCAAGGGCGCAACAGACAGCACAATACTCGGAAGCTGCAATCGCAAGTGCACCAAGAGCGCCACATCGGCAAAGGGCTCATGCGCCAAGGCAACCGCAACCACCACCACAACCCGAACCATTTGCTGTACAACAATCGAGGCCTTTGGATAATGCACCTACGCAAATCAAGCAGCTTCTCCAATTGCAAGCACAACTTCCATATGTTAATATCATTCCTGAACCATATAG atatgaaaatttgttagcaTCACAAGGTAATCAACGACCTGAGTATCAACCTGAGTATCAACCTGAGTATCAACCTCGGTATCAACCCGAAGCCCAAGAAGAACCGGCCCCTCCACCACGACGACCAGCTTATCGTGGGAAACCACGTGGTCCGCCCAGACAGAGGCGACAGGCGCCACAACAGCAGCACCGCAGACTTCCGCAACCACCGGCTGAACctcaaattaaatataatcccAATCTACCGCCTCAGCTTCAACAACTGTTGAAATACCAGGCCGAAACTCCGTATGTCAACTTAATTCCCGAACAATACAg ATTTAATCCGGAGCCAGCCGCCCAAATGCAGGTAGAGCAGGTCCGTAACTACTACCAAGATCTTTTAAGACAGCAACCAACATCTCCTACCGTACACACAGTACCGCCAGTGGTCGCGCCTGCCCCACAACGAATACGAGGTCCACCACAAGATCCGCAATCAGGTTCGGCATATTCTAGACCAAGAAGACAAGCTCCACATCAACGACAGCTACGACCGCAACAACTACCAGCTGAACCAGTACCACAATATTCCACCAATGTTCCTGGTCAAATTCAgagtttattaaaatatcaagcaCAAATTCCTTATAATATTATCGCTAATCATATCGATTATCGTCTTGACAAGCCATACGTGCCTCAGCCAATTAAACCTACTGGTGCTCCGGAAGTTCAATATCAACCTCCAAATCAGTATCAAAGTCACAGTCAATATCAAGGACAGAGTCAATATCAAGAACAAAATCAATATCAAAGTCAAAATCAGTATCAAGATCAAAACCACTATCAAAGCCAGATTCAATCACCAGACGCGTACCAAGGTCAATCAAGTGGATATAGCCAAGGCTATGAATCGCAGTCACAGTATACTCAGGCTCAATTTGGAGCACAAGAACCTGAGCATGGAGTTCGTCCTGTTACCGAAAGACAATATTGA
- the LOC132909740 gene encoding putative cyclin-dependent serine/threonine-protein kinase DDB_G0272797/DDB_G0274007, which produces MRLRILFIVLVSTTVAQEKNAQRSVRTPQAQIKYHDPNGLKVDWKFFGAQNQFHSRLENSQIPQQQELAHPQQSAHPQQSVHPQQSGHPQHSAHPQQSAHLQHSAHLQQSAHLQQSHVSQQQSQSQLVQVEPDQLEHRSYLQHHTQPEPQQIPNQIQYKTFAQPQPVQEHPDPNQLQYKVYPQPQAPVGPQSDLNQVQYRYSNAPSEAKQVILEDFKSQSIHPDSASFAYPSNSPIAQQYDQQPANAGISQYEQENYEQEEQQKSRRDYADGSLQGKIVYKEDYEQREQQEPQVEHISVPVERLPPPVPQKLVIDKNMPMEIQQLLQYQARLPYEVIANSISYKPKSLFVPKPFPAETKGPYRYRSKVYYVNNDQYEGDYGTTKPVEESQRH; this is translated from the exons ATGAGACTTCGA ATCCTCTTTATCGTTTTGGTTTCGACGACGGTGGCGCAAGAAAAGAACGCGCAGCGTTCTGTTCGTACACCCCAGGCGCAAATTAAGTACCATGATCCAAATG GCCTGAAGGTTGATTGGAAGTTCTTCGGCGCGCAAAACCAATTTCATTCTCGCCTAGAAAATTCCCAAATCCCTCAACAACAAGAATTAGCTCATCCTCAACAATCAGCTCATCCTCAACAATCAGTTCATCCTCAACAATCAGGTCATCCTCAACACTCAGCTCATCCTCAACAATCAGCTCATCTTCAACACTCAGCTCATCTTCAACAATCAGCTCATCTTCAACAATCACACGTGAGTCAGCAACAATCTCAATCTCAACTCGTGCAAGTCGAACCCGACCAATTGGAACATAGATCGTACTTACAACATCATACTCAACCGGAACCTCAGCAAATTCCCAACCAGATACAATACAAGACATTCGCTCAACCTCAGCCTGTACAAGAACATCCAGATCCAAATCAACTTCAATACAAAGTCTATCCACAACCTCAAGCTCCGGTGGGACCTCAATCTGATCTCAATCAAGTTCAATACAGATACTCAAATGCTCCATCTGAAGCGAAACAAGTAATTCTAGAAGACTTCAAATCACAAAGTATCCACCCTGATTCAGCCTCTTTCGCTTATCCATCCAATTCTCCAATTGCTCAACAATACGATCAGCAACCAGCAAATGCTGGCATTTCTCAATACGAACAAGAGAATTATGAACAAGAGGAGCAACAGAAATCCAGAAGAGACTACGCAGATGGAAGTTTGCAAGGCAAAATAGTGTACAAAGAAGACTACGAGCAACGAGAGCAACAGGAGCCACAAGTGGAACACATATCAGTTCCAGTCGAGAGGCTACCGCCGCCAGTTCCTCAAAAATTGGTTATCGACAAAAACATGCCAATGGAGATCCAACAATTGTTGCAGTACCAGGCACGGTTACCATACGAAGTTATCGCGAATAGTATTTCTTACAAACCAAAGTCGTTGTTCGTACCGAAACCGTTTCCAGCTGAGACCAAAGGGCCATATCGGTATCGAAGCAAGGTTTATTACGTGAATAACGATCAGTACGAAGGCGACTATGGGACGACTAAGCCTGTTGAAGAAAGTCAGAGGCATTGA